The following proteins are co-located in the Escherichia fergusonii ATCC 35469 genome:
- the pdeR gene encoding cyclic di-GMP phosphodiesterase has translation MKIVMEPATLYNYLGTHTPFWRLSDNCNVLHLSTIEAAESERTIELSPEQANRIREMTVITSSMMMTLPLEESDVSVHLVGRKINKREWAGSASAWHDTPSVARDLMHGLSFAEQVVSEANSAILILDSRGNIQRFNRLCEEYTGLKEHEVIGQSVFKLFMSRREAAASRRNIDVFFRSGNAWEVERWIKTRKGQRLFLFRNKFIHSGSGKNEIYLICSGTDITEERVAQERLRVLANTDTITGLPNRNAIHELIDNAIVQTTNAQVGIVYLDLDNFKKVNDAYGHMFGDQLLQAVALAILSCLDNDQTLARHGGDEFIVLAPDTSQGALEAMASRILTRLRLPFRIGLIEVQTGCSVGIALSPLHGHDSDSLIRSADTAMYTAKEGGRGQFCVFSPEMNQRVFEYLWLDTNLRKALENDQLLIHYQPKVTWRGEVRSLEALVRWQSPERGLIPPGEFISYAEESGLIVPLGRWVILDVVRQVAKWRSKGINLRVAVNISARQLADQTIFTYLKQVLHELDFEYCPIDVELTERCLLENEALALSVIQQFSRLGAQVHLDDFGTGYSSLSQLARFPIDAIKLDQAFVRNIHKQSVSQSLVRAIVAVAQALNLQVIAEGVESVKEDAFLTKNGVNERQGFLFAKPMPAVAFERWYKRYLNKTMR, from the coding sequence ATGAAAATCGTTATGGAGCCTGCCACGTTGTATAACTATTTGGGTACTCACACTCCTTTCTGGCGTTTGTCAGATAACTGTAATGTTCTGCATCTTTCGACGATTGAAGCAGCAGAATCTGAACGCACCATTGAGTTATCTCCTGAACAAGCTAACCGTATTCGTGAAATGACGGTTATTACTTCCAGTATGATGATGACGCTACCGCTGGAAGAAAGTGATGTTTCAGTTCATCTGGTTGGACGCAAAATCAATAAGCGTGAATGGGCAGGCAGCGCATCCGCATGGCATGATACCCCTTCTGTTGCTCGTGACTTAATGCACGGGCTTTCTTTTGCTGAACAGGTTGTCTCCGAAGCGAACTCAGCCATTTTGATCCTCGACAGCCGGGGCAACATTCAACGATTTAATCGCTTATGCGAAGAATATACCGGTTTAAAAGAACATGAAGTCATTGGTCAAAGCGTATTCAAACTCTTTATGAGTCGTCGGGAAGCTGCAGCCTCCCGACGTAACATTGACGTTTTTTTCCGTAGTGGAAACGCATGGGAAGTTGAACGCTGGATCAAAACCCGTAAAGGACAACGCCTGTTCCTTTTTCGCAATAAATTCATTCATAGCGGCAGTGGTAAAAATGAAATTTATTTAATCTGTTCGGGGACTGATATCACTGAGGAGCGTGTGGCCCAGGAACGTCTGCGGGTACTCGCCAATACAGATACGATTACCGGGCTTCCTAATCGTAACGCTATTCATGAGTTGATCGATAATGCTATCGTTCAGACTACAAACGCTCAGGTCGGCATTGTTTATCTCGATCTCGATAATTTCAAAAAAGTGAACGATGCTTACGGCCATATGTTTGGTGACCAACTGCTGCAAGCCGTTGCATTGGCCATACTCAGTTGTCTCGATAACGATCAGACGCTGGCACGTCATGGTGGTGATGAGTTTATCGTCCTGGCACCAGACACTTCACAAGGTGCGCTTGAAGCCATGGCATCTCGTATTCTTACGCGCCTGCGCTTACCTTTTCGTATTGGTTTGATTGAAGTACAGACCGGCTGCTCGGTTGGCATTGCACTTTCACCTTTGCATGGTCATGACAGCGACAGTCTTATCCGGAGCGCCGATACGGCCATGTACACCGCTAAAGAAGGCGGTCGAGGTCAATTCTGTGTCTTTTCTCCCGAAATGAATCAGCGTGTTTTTGAGTATTTGTGGCTGGACACTAACTTACGTAAAGCTCTGGAGAATGATCAACTGCTGATTCACTATCAACCAAAGGTCACTTGGCGCGGAGAAGTGCGCAGTCTCGAAGCGCTGGTACGATGGCAGTCGCCTGAGCGTGGACTCATTCCTCCGGGTGAATTTATCTCTTATGCAGAAGAATCAGGATTAATTGTTCCGCTTGGTCGCTGGGTCATTCTTGATGTAGTGCGCCAGGTGGCAAAATGGCGAAGCAAAGGAATTAATTTACGTGTAGCGGTCAACATTTCTGCTCGCCAACTGGCAGACCAAACTATTTTTACCTATCTGAAACAAGTTTTGCATGAGCTTGATTTTGAATACTGCCCTATCGACGTAGAATTAACCGAACGCTGTCTGCTCGAAAATGAAGCACTGGCGTTGTCTGTCATTCAGCAATTTAGCCGCCTCGGGGCGCAGGTGCACCTGGATGATTTTGGTACGGGATATTCATCACTGTCACAACTGGCACGTTTTCCTATAGATGCCATAAAACTCGATCAGGCCTTTGTTCGCAATATACACAAGCAATCTGTTTCTCAGTCGTTAGTGAGGGCGATTGTGGCGGTTGCTCAGGCACTTAACCTGCAAGTCATTGCCGAAGGTGTTGAAAGCGTGAAAGAGGATGCTTTCCTGACGAAAAATGGCGTTAACGAACGACAAGGTTTTTTGTTTGCCAAACCCATGCCTGCTGTAGCCTTTGAGCGTTGGTATAAGCGTTATTTAAATAAAACAATGCGTTGA
- a CDS encoding LapA family protein translates to MKYLLIFLLVLAIFVISVTLGAQNDQIVTFNYLLAQGEFRISTLLAVLFAAGFAIGWLICGLFWLRVRVSLARAERKIKRLENQLSPATDVAVTNTTPVVKE, encoded by the coding sequence GTGAAATATTTACTCATTTTCTTACTGGTGTTAGCGATTTTTGTGATTTCGGTAACATTGGGTGCGCAAAACGACCAAATAGTGACGTTTAATTATTTGTTGGCACAGGGTGAGTTTCGCATCTCAACCTTACTGGCTGTATTGTTTGCCGCTGGTTTTGCTATTGGTTGGTTGATTTGTGGCCTTTTCTGGCTGCGTGTTCGCGTTTCTCTTGCTCGTGCTGAACGTAAAATTAAACGCCTGGAAAATCAGCTTTCGCCTGCGACCGACGTTGCGGTAACGAATACTACGCCGGTTGTGAAGGAATAA
- the pyrF gene encoding orotidine-5'-phosphate decarboxylase produces the protein MTSTASSSSRIVTDSPIVVALDYHNRENALAFVDKIDPRDCRLKVGKEMFTLFGPQFVRELQQRGFDIFLDLKFHDIPNTAAHAVAAAADLGVWMVNVHASGGARMMTAAREALLPFGKDAPLLIAVTVLTSMEASDLADLGVTVSPAQYAERLAGLTQKCGLDGVVCSAQEAVRFKQAFGEDFKLVTPGIRPQGSAAGDQRRIMTPEQALAAGVDYMVIGRPVTQSEDPAQTLKTINASLKGHG, from the coding sequence ATGACGTCTACAGCTTCATCTTCTTCTCGTATTGTCACTGATTCCCCCATTGTTGTTGCTCTTGATTATCATAATCGCGAGAACGCACTGGCATTTGTCGACAAAATTGATCCGCGCGACTGTCGTCTGAAAGTGGGTAAAGAGATGTTTACCCTCTTCGGGCCACAGTTCGTGCGTGAATTACAGCAACGTGGTTTCGACATCTTTCTCGATTTGAAATTTCATGATATCCCAAATACTGCTGCACATGCGGTAGCTGCTGCTGCAGACCTGGGGGTATGGATGGTGAACGTTCATGCATCGGGTGGGGCGCGCATGATGACCGCAGCCCGCGAAGCGTTACTCCCGTTTGGTAAAGACGCACCGCTTTTGATTGCCGTGACTGTCCTGACCAGTATGGAAGCCAGTGATTTAGCAGATCTTGGCGTGACAGTGTCACCTGCACAATATGCGGAACGTCTGGCTGGGTTAACCCAAAAATGTGGTCTCGATGGCGTAGTTTGTTCAGCTCAGGAGGCAGTGCGTTTTAAACAGGCATTCGGTGAGGATTTTAAACTTGTTACGCCGGGAATTCGTCCACAAGGTAGTGCTGCTGGAGATCAGCGCCGTATTATGACGCCAGAACAGGCACTGGCAGCAGGCGTAGATTATATGGTTATTGGACGCCCGGTAACGCAATCTGAAGATCCTGCCCAGACACTGAAAACCATCAATGCATCTTTAAAAGGACATGGATGA
- the ribA gene encoding GTP cyclohydrolase II → MQLKRVAEAKLPTPWGDFLMVGFEELATGHDHVALVFGDISGQTPVLARVHSECLTGDALFSLRCDCGFQLEAALTHIAEEGRGILLYHRQEGRNIGLLNKIRAYALQDQGYDTVEANHQLGFAADERDFTLCADMFKLLGVDAVRLLTNNPKKVEILTEAGINIVERVPLIVGRNPKNAHYLDTKAAKMGHLLGKTE, encoded by the coding sequence ATGCAGCTTAAACGAGTGGCAGAGGCCAAACTGCCTACCCCATGGGGCGATTTCCTGATGGTGGGATTTGAAGAACTGGCAACCGGACATGACCACGTCGCTTTGGTTTTTGGCGATATTTCAGGCCAGACGCCTGTACTGGCTCGCGTTCACTCTGAATGTCTGACCGGTGATGCATTATTCAGCTTGCGCTGTGATTGCGGTTTTCAACTGGAAGCTGCGCTAACGCATATTGCTGAAGAAGGACGCGGTATATTGCTTTATCACCGTCAGGAAGGTCGAAATATTGGTTTATTGAATAAGATTCGTGCCTATGCGTTGCAAGATCAGGGGTACGATACTGTCGAAGCTAATCATCAGTTAGGTTTCGCAGCAGACGAGCGCGATTTTACCCTCTGTGCTGATATGTTTAAGCTCCTTGGGGTCGATGCTGTTCGTCTCCTCACCAATAATCCCAAGAAAGTCGAAATTCTCACCGAAGCAGGGATTAATATCGTTGAGCGCGTTCCGTTAATTGTCGGACGGAATCCCAAAAACGCACATTATCTTGATACCAAAGCCGCAAAAATGGGACATCTGTTAGGTAAAACAGAATAA
- the yciH gene encoding stress response translation initiation inhibitor YciH: protein MNDSNSRLVYSTETGRIDEPKVVAERPKGDGIIRIQRQTSGRKGKGVCLITGVDLPDAELAKLAAELKKKCGCGGSLKDGIIEIQGDKRDLIKTLLEAKGMKVKLAGG, encoded by the coding sequence ATGAATGATTCAAATAGCCGCCTTGTTTACTCAACTGAGACAGGGCGTATTGATGAGCCCAAAGTTGTAGCTGAACGCCCGAAAGGAGATGGGATTATACGTATTCAACGTCAAACCAGTGGTCGAAAAGGTAAGGGCGTTTGTTTGATTACAGGTGTTGATCTCCCTGATGCAGAACTGGCTAAGTTGGCAGCAGAGTTGAAGAAAAAATGTGGCTGTGGTGGATCTCTTAAAGACGGTATAATTGAAATACAAGGCGATAAGCGAGATTTAATTAAAACTTTGCTGGAAGCCAAAGGTATGAAGGTTAAACTGGCTGGTGGTTAA
- a CDS encoding exoribonuclease II, producing the protein MFQDNPLLAQLKQQLHSQTPRAEGVVKATEKGFGFLEVDAQKSYFIPPPQMKKVMHGDRIIAVIHSEKDRESAEPEELVEPFLTRFVGKVQGKNDRLSIVPDHPLLKDAIPCRAARGVDHQFKEGDWAVAEMRRHPLKGDRSFYAELTQFITFGDDHFVPWWVTLARHNLEREAPNGVATEMLDEGLVRQDLTALNFVTIDSASTEDMDDALYAEALPDGKLQLTVAIADPTAWIAEGSKLDNVAKIRAFTNYLPGFNIPMLPRELSDDLCSLRAFEVRPALACRMTIAADGTIEDDIEFFAATIESKAKLVYDEVSDWLENSGNWQPENDAIAEQIRLLAQICQRRGEWRHNHALVFKDRPDYRFILGEKGEVLDIVAEPRRIANRIVEEAMIAANICAARVLRDKIGFGIYNVHMGFDPANADALAALLKTHGLHVDAQEVLTLEGFCKLRRELDAQPSGFLDSRIRRFQSFAEISTQPGPHFGLGLEAYATWTSPIRKYGDMINHRLLKAAIKGETASRPQDETTVQMTERRRLNRMAERDVGDWLYARFLKDKAGTDTRFAAEIIDISRGGMRVRLVDNGAVAFIPAPFLHAVRDELVCSQENGTVQIKGETVYKVTDVIDVTIAEVRMETRSIIARPVA; encoded by the coding sequence ATGTTTCAGGACAACCCGCTGCTAGCGCAGCTAAAACAGCAACTTCATTCCCAGACGCCACGTGCTGAAGGGGTGGTAAAAGCCACCGAAAAAGGCTTTGGCTTCCTGGAAGTCGATGCACAAAAAAGTTATTTCATCCCACCGCCGCAAATGAAAAAAGTTATGCACGGCGATCGGATAATTGCAGTGATCCATAGCGAAAAAGATCGCGAATCTGCGGAGCCGGAAGAACTGGTCGAACCGTTCCTGACTCGCTTTGTGGGCAAAGTTCAGGGCAAAAATGATCGTTTGTCTATTGTGCCTGACCATCCGTTATTGAAAGATGCCATTCCTTGCCGTGCGGCACGTGGTGTTGATCATCAATTCAAAGAAGGCGACTGGGCAGTTGCGGAAATGCGCCGCCATCCGCTGAAAGGCGATCGCTCTTTCTACGCCGAATTAACCCAATTTATTACTTTTGGTGATGACCACTTTGTACCGTGGTGGGTCACCCTCGCCCGCCATAATCTTGAACGTGAAGCACCAAACGGCGTGGCAACCGAAATGCTTGATGAAGGTCTGGTGCGTCAGGATTTGACCGCCCTTAACTTTGTCACTATCGATAGCGCCAGCACTGAAGACATGGATGATGCGCTGTATGCTGAAGCACTACCTGATGGCAAACTGCAATTAACAGTCGCAATTGCAGATCCTACTGCCTGGATTGCTGAAGGCAGCAAGCTGGATAACGTGGCAAAAATTCGCGCGTTTACCAACTACTTGCCGGGCTTCAATATTCCCATGTTGCCGCGCGAATTGTCTGACGATCTTTGCTCACTGCGTGCATTTGAAGTTCGCCCGGCGCTGGCATGCCGGATGACTATCGCCGCAGATGGCACCATCGAAGACGATATTGAATTCTTTGCTGCAACTATCGAGTCTAAAGCGAAACTGGTCTATGACGAGGTTTCTGACTGGCTGGAAAACAGTGGGAATTGGCAACCGGAAAATGATGCCATTGCAGAACAAATCCGTCTGCTGGCGCAAATCTGCCAGCGTCGCGGTGAGTGGCGTCATAACCATGCACTCGTATTTAAAGATCGTCCTGATTATCGCTTTATCCTGGGTGAAAAAGGCGAAGTGCTGGATATCGTTGCAGAACCGCGTCGTATCGCCAACCGTATCGTTGAAGAAGCCATGATCGCAGCCAATATTTGTGCTGCTCGAGTACTTCGCGACAAAATCGGTTTTGGGATCTACAACGTTCATATGGGCTTTGATCCCGCTAATGCTGATGCTCTGGCTGCGCTGCTGAAAACTCACGGTCTGCACGTCGATGCGCAAGAAGTGCTGACTCTGGAAGGTTTTTGTAAACTGCGCCGCGAACTGGATGCCCAACCGTCAGGTTTTCTTGACAGCCGTATTCGCCGTTTCCAGTCATTTGCTGAAATTAGTACTCAACCAGGGCCACATTTTGGCCTGGGGCTTGAGGCTTACGCCACCTGGACGTCACCTATTCGTAAATATGGCGACATGATCAACCATCGTTTACTGAAAGCGGCAATTAAAGGCGAAACTGCCAGCCGCCCTCAGGATGAAACGACTGTCCAAATGACCGAACGCCGTCGCCTTAACCGCATGGCTGAGCGTGATGTCGGTGACTGGCTGTATGCGCGATTCCTGAAAGATAAAGCGGGCACAGACACTCGCTTCGCCGCAGAAATCATTGATATTAGCCGTGGTGGTATGCGTGTACGGTTGGTTGACAATGGTGCAGTTGCATTTATCCCTGCCCCTTTCCTGCACGCTGTTCGTGATGAACTGGTATGCAGTCAAGAGAACGGCACCGTGCAAATTAAAGGCGAGACAGTGTACAAAGTGACAGATGTCATTGATGTCACCATCGCCGAAGTACGTATGGAAACCCGCAGCATTATTGCCCGTCCGGTCGCCTGA
- a CDS encoding DNA-binding transcriptional regulator YciT: MNSRQQTILQMVIDKGQVSVAKLAKVTGVSEVTIRQDLNALEKMSFLRRAHGYAVSLDSDDVETRMMSNYTLKHKLAQYAATLVNPGESVFIENGSCNALLARALAEQKDVTIITVSSYIAHLLKETPCEIILLGGIYQKKSESMVGPLTRQFLQQVHFSKAFIGIDGWQAETGFTGRDMMRSDVVNAVLEKGAEAIVLTDSSKFGALHPYPLGPVHKFNRVITDAKISPDAQKYMEDSGLAVDIVDIK; encoded by the coding sequence ATGAATTCTCGACAGCAAACAATATTACAGATGGTCATTGATAAGGGTCAGGTTAGCGTAGCAAAACTCGCCAAAGTGACGGGTGTTTCTGAGGTAACCATCCGACAAGATCTTAATGCCCTTGAAAAAATGAGCTTTTTACGCCGTGCCCACGGTTACGCCGTATCGCTGGACAGCGATGATGTCGAAACGCGGATGATGAGCAATTACACGCTCAAGCATAAGCTGGCACAGTACGCTGCTACGTTGGTGAACCCTGGCGAGTCCGTGTTTATCGAAAACGGCAGTTGCAATGCTCTGCTTGCCAGGGCGCTGGCAGAGCAGAAAGATGTCACCATCATCACTGTCAGTAGCTATATCGCCCATCTTCTGAAAGAAACACCTTGTGAAATTATTCTTCTCGGCGGCATCTACCAGAAAAAAAGCGAAAGTATGGTTGGGCCACTCACCCGCCAGTTCTTACAGCAGGTTCATTTTAGTAAGGCATTCATTGGCATAGACGGTTGGCAAGCAGAAACTGGTTTTACTGGCCGCGATATGATGCGTTCTGACGTGGTCAATGCGGTTCTGGAGAAAGGTGCTGAAGCCATTGTACTTACCGATAGTTCCAAGTTTGGTGCGTTACACCCTTATCCTCTCGGTCCAGTCCACAAATTTAACCGCGTCATCACCGATGCCAAAATATCTCCCGATGCCCAAAAGTATATGGAGGATTCAGGGTTGGCGGTTGATATCGTTGACATAAAATAA
- the osmB gene encoding osmotically-inducible lipoprotein OsmB codes for MFVTSKKMTAAVLAITLAMSLSACSNWSKRDRNTAIGAGAGALGGAVLTDGSTLGTLGGAAVGGIIGHQVGK; via the coding sequence ATGTTTGTAACGAGCAAAAAAATGACTGCCGCTGTTCTGGCTATTACTTTAGCGATGTCCCTGAGCGCCTGTTCTAACTGGTCCAAACGCGACCGTAATACGGCTATTGGTGCGGGTGCGGGTGCCCTTGGCGGCGCGGTATTAACTGATGGTAGCACACTGGGTACATTAGGTGGTGCCGCAGTTGGTGGTATTATCGGTCATCAGGTAGGTAAATAA
- the lapB gene encoding lipopolysaccharide assembly protein LapB produces the protein MLELLFLLLPVAAAYGWYMGRRSAQQTKQEEANRLSRDYVAGVNFLLSNQQDKAVDLFLDMLKEDTGTVEAHLTLGNLFRSRGEVDRAIRIHQTLMESASLTYEQRLLAVQQLGRDYMAAGLYDRAEDMFNQLTDETDFRVGALQQLLQIYQATSDWQKAIDVAERLVKLGKEKHRIEIAHFYCELALQLMASDDLDRAMALLKKGAAADKNSARVSIMMGRIFMAKGEFAKAVESLQRVIAQDKELVSETLEMLQTCYQQLGKNDEWEEFLRRAVEENTGAAAELMLADILETREGRDTAQVYITRQLQRHPTMRVFHKLMDYHLNEAEEGRAKESLMVLRDMVGEQVRSKPRYRCQKCGFTAYTLYWHCPSCRAWSTIKPIRGLDGL, from the coding sequence ATGCTGGAGTTGTTGTTTCTGCTGTTACCTGTTGCCGCTGCCTATGGCTGGTATATGGGGCGCAGAAGTGCGCAACAAACAAAACAGGAGGAAGCTAACCGCCTGTCGCGTGATTATGTCGCCGGGGTTAACTTCCTTCTGAGTAACCAACAAGATAAAGCGGTGGACCTGTTCCTCGACATGCTGAAAGAGGATACCGGTACCGTTGAAGCCCATCTCACCCTCGGAAACCTGTTTCGCTCTCGCGGTGAAGTAGACCGTGCCATTCGTATTCATCAGACATTAATGGAAAGCGCCTCGTTAACCTACGAACAGCGATTGCTGGCGGTGCAACAACTTGGCCGTGATTACATGGCTGCCGGGTTATATGACCGGGCGGAAGATATGTTTAATCAGTTGACGGATGAAACAGATTTTCGTGTTGGCGCATTGCAGCAATTACTGCAAATTTACCAGGCAACCAGCGACTGGCAAAAAGCGATTGATGTTGCTGAACGACTGGTAAAACTGGGAAAAGAAAAACACCGTATCGAAATTGCGCATTTTTATTGCGAGTTGGCACTGCAACTGATGGCGAGTGATGATCTGGACCGGGCCATGGCTTTACTGAAGAAAGGAGCTGCAGCAGATAAAAATAGTGCTCGCGTATCCATCATGATGGGACGGATCTTTATGGCGAAAGGCGAGTTTGCTAAAGCCGTTGAAAGCCTGCAACGCGTCATTGCTCAGGATAAAGAGTTGGTTAGCGAAACGCTGGAAATGCTGCAGACCTGCTATCAGCAACTGGGTAAAAATGATGAGTGGGAAGAGTTCCTGCGTCGGGCTGTAGAGGAGAATACGGGAGCTGCTGCAGAACTTATGCTTGCCGATATTCTTGAGACGCGTGAAGGGCGTGATACCGCACAGGTTTATATAACCCGCCAGTTACAGCGTCATCCCACAATGCGTGTTTTTCACAAATTAATGGACTATCACCTTAATGAAGCAGAAGAAGGGCGTGCGAAAGAGAGTTTGATGGTCCTGCGTGATATGGTGGGTGAGCAGGTACGTAGCAAACCGCGTTATCGCTGTCAGAAATGTGGCTTTACAGCTTATACGCTGTACTGGCATTGCCCATCCTGCCGTGCATGGTCAACAATCAAACCAATTCGTGGTCTTGATGGTCTGTAA
- the pgpB gene encoding phosphatidylglycerophosphatase B: MLSIAKRTTVGAALLLVMPLAAWISGWHWQPEEESRWLKVLFWVTETVTQPWGIITHTLLCGWFLWCLRFRLKAAVMLFVILAGAILIGQGVKSLIKDSVQEPRPFVLWLEKTHHIPVDEFYTLKRKERGELVKKQLTDQLHIPVFLRQHWQKETGFAFPSGHTMFAASWALLAIGLLWPRRRTLTIAILLVWATAVMGSRLLLGMHWPRDLVVATLISWLLVTLATWLAQRLCGPLTPPPEEKYEIAQREEES, from the coding sequence ATGCTTTCTATTGCAAAGCGTACAACAGTTGGGGCTGCGCTATTATTAGTTATGCCGCTGGCCGCGTGGATTTCTGGCTGGCATTGGCAACCGGAAGAAGAGAGTCGCTGGCTGAAAGTCCTTTTTTGGGTGACAGAAACGGTGACGCAACCCTGGGGGATTATCACCCATACTCTACTTTGTGGCTGGTTTCTCTGGTGTCTTCGTTTTCGTTTAAAAGCGGCGGTGATGCTGTTTGTGATTCTGGCGGGGGCTATTTTGATCGGGCAAGGGGTAAAATCCTTGATCAAAGATAGTGTGCAAGAGCCACGTCCCTTTGTACTCTGGTTGGAAAAAACGCATCATATCCCGGTCGATGAGTTCTACACTTTAAAGCGGAAGGAAAGAGGAGAGTTGGTCAAAAAACAACTCACTGATCAACTTCATATACCTGTTTTTTTACGTCAACACTGGCAAAAAGAAACTGGCTTTGCGTTTCCATCCGGGCATACCATGTTTGCGGCCAGCTGGGCACTGTTAGCAATTGGGTTGTTATGGCCACGCAGAAGGACACTAACAATCGCAATTTTGCTGGTTTGGGCAACGGCTGTCATGGGGAGCCGTCTACTGTTAGGTATGCATTGGCCGCGTGATCTGGTCGTCGCGACATTGATTTCCTGGCTACTGGTGACGTTGGCAACATGGCTTGCGCAGCGACTTTGTGGACCATTAACACCACCGCCGGAAGAGAAGTATGAGATTGCTCAGCGGGAAGAAGAAAGCTAA